The window GGTCAATTGTTACCCTTACCACTGTTGGTTATGGAGATATTGCACCAATCACTCCTATTGGTCAAATGATTGCATCATTAGTTATGATTTTGGGCTATGGCATTATCGCAGTTCCTACAGGGATTGTTACTTCGGAACTTAACAAATCAAGATATGAAAGCATGAATATTTCATGTCCGCATTGCCAAGCTAAAAATCACAGTACAGATGCCCTATTTTGTTATAAATGTGGAAAAAAATTACAATCTGATTAAAAATGTAATGAAAATTCTGTCAACATAATTATAGGGTTATTCGTTGTACCTACATGGAAAATTCAGGAATAAATAAAATAGAAAAATTAAGCTTCCCTTGGCAAACTCAAGATCCGTTCTTGTTTTGTGTTCATCATGAAGATTTTTTTCCCAAGGGTAATAAGGATTTAGGGCCAGCTGCCTCTCTGGATGGGCGAATGATTGGCCAAGATTTTACAATAAAAGATGGATGGAGGATGTATCATGGAAGTAAAGTTCCAGGCTTTCCCGCACATCCTCATTGCGGATTTGAAACCGTAACTGCAGTAAGAAAAGGCTTAGTCGATCACTCAGATTCATTAGGTGCTGCAGGAAGATTTGGTAATGGAGATGTACAATGGATGACAGCTGGTAAAGGAGTGCAACATTCTGAAATGTTTCCATTATTAAAAGAAGAGGAAGAAAATCCATTGGAGCTATTTCAGATTTGGCTAAACCTTCCAAGAGACAGTAAAAAAGTTGAACCTCACTTCTCCATGTTATGGAAAGATACTATTCCAATTTACAAGCATGAAGATGCTAATGGAAAATTAACAGAGGTAGAAGTTATGGCTGGAAAGCTTGGAGATAAAACTGCACCAAATCCAGCTCCAAATTCTTGGGCAGCAAATCCTGAAAATGAAGTCGCAATTTGGCATATTAAAATGGAGCCTGGGGCTGAGTTTACTTTGCCAACATCCGAAAATAAGATCAAAAGAAACCTATACTTTTTTAAAGGTGAAAGTTTCAAATTAAATGATACTGACTTTCCTCATTATCATGGCGCTGATATTGATCCAAGAGCCGATATCACATTAAAGAATGGCAATGAAGAAGCACGTTTATTATTACTTCAAGGAAACCCTATTAATGAACCAGTCGTTCAGCATGGACCATTTGTTCTTAATTATCCAGCTGAAGTGAGAGAAACGATAATGGAATTTCAAAAGACTGAATTTGGAGGATGGCCATGGCCTTCATATGAACATACTCATGACCGATTAAGAGGAAGGTTTGCAATTCATGCAGACGGTAAAGAAGAAATCAAAGATTAATGCAACAGGAATTTTTAAACGCTTTACATCAAGAACATAGAAATGCTTTAGGCTGTCCTTCACCAGATAGCATCATTGCTTTTTATGAATCACTTTTAGGCTTTATTTTTCCTGATTATGGAAACGAGAAATTATTAGAGATATCTCAAATAGAAGAGAAATATAGTCATCTGAAAAATGAATGGCACTCTTTACTTGAAAAGCGATGTAAAAAATTAAAAGAAGAGTTTCCAGGTGAAGAAGCGCTTCTATTTGATGATTTATTGAATATCAAATATGCTCTTGAAAAAGATGTGACTGCAATATTTGAAGGTGATCCGGCGGCAAAAAACAGGTTAGAAGTCATTAAAACTTATCCTGGGTTTAAAGCTATTGCTGCCTATCGAATTGCGCACTGTATATACAATGCTGGCTTCGTATTAATTGCCAGAATAATTAGCGAGCATGCTCACAGTAAAACTGGTGTAGACATACATCCAGCTGCAAAAATTGGGGCAAATTTCTGTATTGACCATGCAACGGGAATTGTAATAGGTGAAACCACTGAAATTGGTGATAATGTAAAAATTTACCAAGGTGTTACCTTAGGAGCAACAAGCGTTAAAAAAGAAAACGCTAGCCAAAAAAGACATCCTACTATAGGCAATAATGTTGTGATTTATGCTAATGCCACCATTCTTGGTGGTAAAACAATAATAGGTGATAATTGTATTATCGGTGGTAACAGCTGGATTACCAAAAGCATAGAGCCTAATTCCAGATTATATTATGATTCTGAAAATAAACATTTACACAAAAAATCATTAGGATAATATGTTTGTAGAAGACTTAGTGGGAAATACTCCAATTGTAGAATTAAAGAATATTCCCACAAATAAAAACGTTAAAATTTATTGTAAACTTGAAGGGCAAAATCCAGGTGGTAGTGTAAAAGATAGAGCTGCTTTAGGGATGATTAGTGCTGCCTTAGAAAGAGGTGATATAAAAGCAGGAGATAAATTAGTAGAAGCAACTAGTGGAAATACGGGTATTGCGCTTGCCATGATTGCTAAGCTTAAGGGCTTACATATGACTCTAATAATGCCTGAGAACTCTACAGCAGAAAGAATTCAAACAATGGAAGCTTATGGTGCTGAGGTAATATTAACTAAAGCTGAAGGCACTATTGAATATTCCCGAACAGTTGCAGAAGAAATGGCTGCAAGCGGTAAGTATTATATGCTTAATCAATTTGGAAATGCTGATAACTATAAGCAGCATTATAAAACTACAGGACCTGAAATCTGGAATGATACTCAAGGCAAAATCACCCATTTTGTTTCTGCTATGGGTACTACAGGTACAATAATGGGAG is drawn from Marivirga arenosa and contains these coding sequences:
- the cysM gene encoding cysteine synthase CysM, whose protein sequence is MFVEDLVGNTPIVELKNIPTNKNVKIYCKLEGQNPGGSVKDRAALGMISAALERGDIKAGDKLVEATSGNTGIALAMIAKLKGLHMTLIMPENSTAERIQTMEAYGAEVILTKAEGTIEYSRTVAEEMAASGKYYMLNQFGNADNYKQHYKTTGPEIWNDTQGKITHFVSAMGTTGTIMGVSRYLKEQNPDVQIVGTQPTDGSKIPGIRRWSPEFLPKIFEAERVDRTIDVSEENATDMTRRMAKEEGILAGMSSGGALYAALEIAKEIDSGVIVCITCDRGDRYLSSGLFKV
- the epsC gene encoding serine O-acetyltransferase EpsC, giving the protein MQQEFLNALHQEHRNALGCPSPDSIIAFYESLLGFIFPDYGNEKLLEISQIEEKYSHLKNEWHSLLEKRCKKLKEEFPGEEALLFDDLLNIKYALEKDVTAIFEGDPAAKNRLEVIKTYPGFKAIAAYRIAHCIYNAGFVLIARIISEHAHSKTGVDIHPAAKIGANFCIDHATGIVIGETTEIGDNVKIYQGVTLGATSVKKENASQKRHPTIGNNVVIYANATILGGKTIIGDNCIIGGNSWITKSIEPNSRLYYDSENKHLHKKSLG
- a CDS encoding pirin family protein encodes the protein MENSGINKIEKLSFPWQTQDPFLFCVHHEDFFPKGNKDLGPAASLDGRMIGQDFTIKDGWRMYHGSKVPGFPAHPHCGFETVTAVRKGLVDHSDSLGAAGRFGNGDVQWMTAGKGVQHSEMFPLLKEEEENPLELFQIWLNLPRDSKKVEPHFSMLWKDTIPIYKHEDANGKLTEVEVMAGKLGDKTAPNPAPNSWAANPENEVAIWHIKMEPGAEFTLPTSENKIKRNLYFFKGESFKLNDTDFPHYHGADIDPRADITLKNGNEEARLLLLQGNPINEPVVQHGPFVLNYPAEVRETIMEFQKTEFGGWPWPSYEHTHDRLRGRFAIHADGKEEIKD